In Apium graveolens cultivar Ventura unplaced genomic scaffold, ASM990537v1 ctg6940, whole genome shotgun sequence, one genomic interval encodes:
- the LOC141703658 gene encoding agamous-like MADS-box protein AGL80 — protein MTRKKVKLAFISNDASRKATFKKRKKGLMKKVGELSTLCGIDACAIIYSQYEPRPEVWPNTEGVQRVLSQFKRMPEMEQSKKMVNQESFMRQRIAKANEQLKKQCKDNREKEMIEVMYQCLTGKIGLQNLMIPDLNDLGWLIDHKLKEIYKRIDQISATKKKNTTTGKVGSGSGSGCGSGSAAAMLKGKGVANCIDGTEEKALEGEMEAMQQQQQRPPWFSDWINSNSGNSSTDQMLNQQQHCQNLGFSRGEETMMPYGDAQNGGMWSSAFFP, from the coding sequence ATGACAAGAAAGAAGGTGAAGTTAGCATTCATCAGTAATGATGCTTCTCGAAAAGCGACATTCAAGAAAAGGAAGAAGGGGCTGATGAagaaggttggagagttgagtacCTTATGTGGTATTGATGCTTGTGCTATCATTTATAGTCAGTATGAGCCCCGACCTGAAGTGTGGCCTAATACAGAAGGTGTTCAGCGTGTGTTGTCTCAGTTTAAGCGAATGCCCGAGATGGAGCAGAGCAAGAAGATGGTTAATCAGGAGAGTTTTATGCGACAGAGGATTGCGAAAGCTAATGAGCAGTTGAAGAAACAGTGTAAGGATAATAGGGAGAAGGAAATGATTGAGGTTATGTATCAGTGTTTGACGGGGAAAATTGGTTTACAAAATTTGATGATCCCGGATTTGAATGATCTTGGTTGGCTTATTGATCACAAGTTGAAGGAGATTTATAAAAGAATTGATCAGATATCGGCTACTAAGAAAAAGAATACTACTACTGGGAAAGTTGGCTCTGGCTCTGGATCTGGCTGTGGCTCGGGATCAGCTGCTGCAATGTTGAAAGGTAAAGGAGTGGCTAATTGTATTGATGGAACGGAAGAAAAGGCTTTAGAGGGCGAGATGGAAGcaatgcagcagcagcagcagaGACCGCCTTGGTTTAGCGACTGGATCAACAGCAATAGTGGGAACAGCAGTACTGATCAGATGCTGAACCAGCAGCAACACTGCCAGAATTTGGGATTTAGTCGCGGTGAGGAGACGATGATGCCTTATGGAGATGCGCAGAATGGTGGCATGTGGTCAAGTGCATTCTTTCCATAG